One segment of Corynebacterium atrinae DNA contains the following:
- a CDS encoding class I SAM-dependent methyltransferase, with the protein MADHAHNLRAEAGTGRPFGVITRGTTGFNRLRRSDRWLIHHPRVRSLLLGAARPLAVDVGYGASHATTVEWATRLRKVNPGVEVVGLEIDPERVLPPRDGVRFELGGFELAGYRPQLVRAFNVLRQYDVDQVAVAWASVQERLAPGGLFLEGTCDERGRRATWILLDATGPQSLTLAWDPFDVELPSDVAERLPKALIHRNVPGEKIHALLSAADRAWQRNAGWEPYGPRVRWRQARAMMIAEGWPLQLIRRKIRDNLLTVPWELVAPDS; encoded by the coding sequence ATGGCCGATCACGCCCACAACCTCCGCGCGGAGGCCGGGACTGGTCGGCCATTTGGTGTTATTACCCGCGGCACCACCGGATTCAATCGGCTACGGCGCTCCGACCGGTGGCTTATCCACCACCCGCGGGTCCGCTCCCTGCTGCTTGGCGCTGCTAGACCTTTGGCGGTCGATGTCGGGTACGGCGCCTCCCACGCCACTACCGTCGAGTGGGCCACCCGCCTGCGCAAGGTCAACCCCGGCGTGGAGGTCGTGGGCCTCGAGATCGACCCAGAGCGGGTCCTTCCTCCGCGCGACGGAGTCCGCTTTGAGCTCGGCGGCTTTGAGCTTGCCGGGTACCGGCCCCAGCTGGTGCGCGCCTTCAACGTGCTGCGCCAATACGACGTCGACCAAGTGGCGGTGGCGTGGGCCAGCGTCCAGGAGCGGCTCGCCCCTGGCGGTCTCTTCCTCGAAGGCACCTGCGATGAACGTGGTCGCCGCGCCACCTGGATTCTCCTGGACGCGACTGGCCCACAGTCCCTCACCCTGGCTTGGGATCCCTTCGACGTGGAACTGCCCTCAGATGTGGCGGAGCGTCTGCCCAAGGCGCTCATCCACCGGAATGTCCCCGGCGAGAAGATTCACGCGCTGCTCAGCGCCGCCGATAGAGCGTGGCAGCGCAACGCCGGATGGGAGCCCTACGGCCCGCGGGTGCGGTGGCGCCAGGCGCGCGCGATGATGATCGCTGAGGGGTGGCCGCTGCAGCTGATCCGGCGGAAAATCCGTGACAATCTTCTCACCGTCCCCTGGGAGCTGGTTGCTCCCGACTCCTAG
- a CDS encoding succinate dehydrogenase/fumarate reductase iron-sulfur subunit yields MKLTLEIWRQAGPTHEGAFETVEVPDAVAQMSILELLDHVNNRLIEENKDPYMFASDCREGICGTCGLTVNGRPHGAMQNTPACQQRLTEYHDGDVIKLEPMRSAAFPVIKDMVVDRSALDRVMEKGGYVSINAGTAPDADTLHQNHETAEFALDHAACIGCGACVAACPNGAAHLFTGAKLVHLSLMPLGKEERGRRARKMVDELETNFGHCSLYGECADVCPAGVPLTAVAAITKERARAAFRGKDD; encoded by the coding sequence ATGAAGCTGACACTTGAGATCTGGCGTCAGGCCGGACCGACTCATGAGGGTGCTTTCGAGACCGTCGAGGTCCCGGATGCAGTGGCTCAGATGTCGATTCTGGAGCTGCTCGACCACGTCAACAACCGACTGATCGAAGAGAACAAAGACCCGTACATGTTCGCTTCGGACTGCCGTGAAGGCATCTGTGGCACCTGTGGTCTCACCGTCAATGGCCGCCCCCACGGTGCCATGCAGAACACGCCTGCGTGCCAGCAGCGCCTCACCGAGTACCATGACGGCGATGTCATCAAGCTGGAGCCGATGCGTTCCGCTGCCTTCCCCGTCATCAAGGACATGGTCGTCGACCGCTCCGCCCTTGATCGCGTGATGGAAAAGGGTGGCTACGTCTCCATCAACGCTGGCACCGCTCCGGATGCTGACACCTTGCACCAGAACCACGAGACCGCGGAGTTCGCGCTTGACCATGCTGCCTGCATCGGTTGTGGCGCCTGCGTCGCTGCTTGCCCGAACGGTGCTGCGCACTTGTTCACCGGCGCTAAGCTGGTCCACCTCTCCCTCATGCCCTTGGGTAAGGAAGAGCGCGGCCGCCGCGCCCGCAAGATGGTCGACGAGTTGGAGACCAACTTCGGCCACTGCTCCCTCTACGGTGAGTGCGCCGATGTTTGCCCGGCTGGCGTCCCCCTGACTGCCGTTGCTGCCATCACCAAGGAACGCGCACGAGCCGCCTTCCGCGGTAAGGACGACTAG
- a CDS encoding fumarate reductase/succinate dehydrogenase flavoprotein subunit, with amino-acid sequence MNHIETAPRPEFQHPASVVEGVVPGRVLANAEPVGVPTKDMWDWQKDHMNLVSPLNRRKFEVLVVGTGLSGGAAAAALGELGYNVKVFTYHDAPRRAHSIAAQGGVNSARGKKVDNDGAYRHVKDTVKGGDYRCRESDCWRLAVESVRVIDHMNAIGAPFAREYGGTLATRSFGGVQVSRTYYTRGQTGQQLQLSTASALTRQIGLGNVEIFTHADLVDLIVTERDGEKRCEGIVTRNLITGEITPFTGHAVILATGGYGNVYHMSTLAKNSNAGAIMRAYELGAYFASPAFIQFHPTGLPVNATWQSKTILMSESLRNDGRIWSPKEPKDDRDPNTIPEEERDYFLERRYPAFGNLVPRDVASRAISQQINAGLGVGPLHNSAYLDFRDAMERLGQDTIRERYSNLFKMYEEAIGEDPYSSPMRIAPTCHFTMGGLWTDFNEMTSIPGLFCAGEASWTYHGANRLGANSLLSASVDGWFTLPFTIPNYLANYLGQPVLPADSPEAAEAVDRAQARIDRLMNIKGEDPHGPDHYHRILGEILYFACGVSRNVPDLQDAIVKIRELRADFWANVQVPGEQNYMNQALEYAARVADYIDLGELMCVDALDRDESCGAHFRDDHLSEEGEAERDDANWCFVSAWEPAGEGKFIRHADPLYFESIPLQTRNYK; translated from the coding sequence ATGAACCATATCGAGACTGCTCCTCGCCCCGAGTTCCAGCACCCGGCCTCCGTTGTTGAAGGGGTCGTCCCCGGTCGAGTCCTCGCCAACGCAGAACCCGTCGGTGTGCCCACCAAGGACATGTGGGATTGGCAGAAGGACCACATGAACCTGGTCTCTCCGCTCAACCGTCGCAAGTTCGAGGTCCTTGTCGTCGGCACCGGCCTGTCCGGTGGTGCTGCTGCGGCCGCCCTCGGTGAGCTGGGCTACAACGTCAAGGTCTTCACTTACCACGACGCCCCTCGCCGTGCGCACTCCATCGCTGCCCAGGGTGGCGTGAACTCCGCCCGCGGCAAGAAGGTCGACAACGACGGCGCTTACCGCCACGTCAAGGACACCGTCAAGGGCGGCGATTACCGTTGCCGCGAGTCCGACTGTTGGCGCCTGGCCGTCGAGTCTGTCCGCGTCATTGACCACATGAACGCCATTGGCGCTCCCTTCGCCCGCGAGTATGGCGGCACCCTTGCTACCCGTTCCTTCGGTGGCGTTCAGGTGTCCCGCACCTACTACACCCGTGGACAAACGGGCCAGCAGCTGCAGCTGTCGACCGCCTCCGCTCTGACCCGCCAGATCGGCCTGGGCAACGTGGAGATCTTCACCCACGCAGACCTGGTTGACCTCATCGTTACCGAGCGTGACGGGGAGAAGCGCTGCGAGGGCATCGTCACCCGTAACCTCATCACCGGAGAGATCACCCCCTTCACCGGTCACGCGGTCATCCTGGCCACCGGCGGTTACGGCAACGTCTACCACATGTCCACGCTGGCCAAGAACTCGAATGCAGGCGCCATCATGCGCGCCTACGAGCTCGGCGCTTACTTCGCTTCCCCGGCCTTCATCCAGTTCCACCCGACCGGCTTGCCGGTCAACGCGACCTGGCAGTCGAAGACCATCCTCATGTCCGAGTCGCTGCGCAACGACGGCCGCATTTGGTCTCCCAAGGAGCCCAAGGACGACCGCGACCCGAACACCATCCCGGAGGAGGAGCGCGACTACTTCCTGGAGCGCCGCTACCCGGCCTTCGGTAACCTCGTCCCCCGCGACGTGGCTTCCCGTGCCATCTCCCAGCAGATCAACGCCGGTCTCGGTGTGGGCCCGTTGCATAACTCTGCTTACCTGGACTTCCGCGACGCCATGGAGCGCCTTGGTCAGGATACGATCCGCGAGCGTTATTCCAACCTCTTTAAGATGTACGAGGAGGCCATCGGTGAGGACCCGTACTCCAGCCCGATGCGTATCGCCCCGACCTGCCACTTCACCATGGGTGGCCTGTGGACCGACTTCAATGAGATGACTTCCATCCCCGGTCTTTTCTGTGCCGGTGAAGCCTCCTGGACCTACCACGGTGCGAACCGACTAGGCGCTAACTCGCTGCTGTCCGCTTCCGTTGACGGCTGGTTCACCCTGCCGTTCACCATCCCGAACTACCTGGCCAACTACCTCGGCCAGCCTGTTCTGCCGGCAGACTCCCCGGAGGCTGCGGAGGCCGTCGATCGTGCCCAGGCCCGCATCGACCGTCTGATGAACATCAAGGGCGAGGACCCGCACGGCCCGGATCACTACCACCGCATTCTCGGCGAGATCCTCTACTTCGCTTGCGGTGTGTCTCGTAACGTCCCGGACCTGCAGGATGCCATCGTCAAGATCCGTGAGCTGCGCGCCGACTTCTGGGCCAACGTCCAGGTCCCCGGTGAGCAGAACTACATGAACCAGGCCCTCGAGTACGCCGCTCGCGTGGCTGACTACATCGATCTGGGCGAACTCATGTGTGTCGATGCCCTCGACCGCGATGAGTCCTGTGGTGCGCACTTCCGCGATGACCACCTCTCCGAGGAAGGCGAGGCCGAGCGTGATGACGCGAACTGGTGCTTCGTCTCTGCATGGGAGCCGGCCGGTGAGGGCAAGTTCATTCGCCACGCTGACCCCCTCTACTTCGAATCGATCCCGCTGCAGACAAGGAACTACAAGTAA
- the ramB gene encoding acetate metabolism transcriptional regulator RamB, whose translation MGKTYVGSRLRQLRRERDLSQASLAATLGLSASYVNQIEHDVRPLTVPVLLRITEAFGVDATFFSRDDDSRLLAEIQDVVLDKELCPNPVELQELSELVYNHPAIARTMVDMHRRYRNVRDKLSIATDTRRNVAPVDSGPKAQALSMPHDEVRDFFYARQNYLDALDTSAEAISADLGVERFDIRGTEKAIAERLHDKHGIEITTSGELGGMLHRLNRDTGHLELASRLNTGQRAFRLGMELAYLETSDEIESLVAEERFTSEASTNLARRGVASYVAAAVLLPYQTFHAEAERSGYDVDYLCQVFGVGYETVASRLSTLQRPNLRGIPFTFVRVDRAGNMSKRQSATGFHLANSGGTCPLWNIYETFTNPGSILRQLAQMPDGRNYLWIARTVRHHRGRFGDTGKLFAIGLGCEARHADRTVYAEGLNFDDLSGATPIGAGCRVCPRENCAQRAFPPIHEEIIIDAHRSSVAPYN comes from the coding sequence ATGGGAAAGACCTACGTGGGATCGCGGCTCCGCCAGCTGCGACGTGAGCGAGACCTCAGCCAGGCCTCATTGGCGGCAACTCTCGGCTTATCTGCCAGCTACGTTAATCAGATAGAGCATGACGTGCGGCCGTTGACGGTCCCGGTGCTCCTCCGCATCACGGAAGCGTTCGGCGTAGACGCCACTTTTTTCTCCCGTGATGACGATTCCCGTCTGCTCGCCGAGATCCAAGACGTAGTCCTCGACAAGGAGCTCTGCCCCAATCCCGTCGAACTCCAAGAGTTGTCAGAGCTGGTCTACAATCACCCGGCCATCGCCCGCACGATGGTGGACATGCACCGGCGGTATCGAAATGTTCGCGACAAGTTGTCCATTGCCACGGACACCCGCCGCAATGTTGCTCCGGTGGATAGCGGCCCCAAAGCGCAGGCGTTGTCGATGCCACACGACGAGGTGCGCGATTTCTTCTACGCTCGTCAGAATTACCTCGACGCCCTCGATACTTCGGCCGAGGCCATCTCTGCAGATCTGGGTGTGGAGCGCTTCGACATTCGCGGGACAGAGAAGGCCATCGCCGAGCGCCTGCACGACAAACACGGCATCGAGATCACCACGTCCGGCGAATTAGGTGGAATGTTGCACCGGCTAAACCGGGACACCGGACATCTCGAGCTCGCTAGCCGCCTCAACACCGGTCAGCGCGCCTTCCGCTTAGGCATGGAACTGGCTTACCTGGAGACTAGCGACGAGATCGAATCTCTCGTGGCCGAGGAGCGCTTTACCTCGGAGGCGTCCACGAACCTTGCCCGACGGGGCGTCGCCAGTTACGTGGCGGCAGCCGTCCTCCTCCCCTACCAAACCTTCCACGCGGAGGCCGAACGTTCGGGTTATGACGTGGACTACCTGTGCCAGGTGTTCGGCGTGGGGTACGAGACCGTCGCCAGTCGTCTTTCCACCTTGCAGCGGCCCAACCTCCGGGGCATTCCGTTCACTTTCGTCCGCGTCGATCGGGCGGGAAATATGTCCAAACGCCAGTCGGCCACCGGCTTTCACCTGGCCAACTCCGGCGGCACCTGCCCGCTGTGGAATATCTACGAGACGTTTACCAACCCGGGCAGCATCCTGCGCCAGCTAGCGCAGATGCCCGACGGCAGAAACTATCTGTGGATCGCTCGCACAGTGCGCCATCACCGCGGCCGTTTCGGCGACACCGGCAAGCTCTTCGCGATCGGGCTAGGCTGCGAAGCCCGCCACGCCGATCGCACCGTCTACGCGGAGGGCCTCAACTTCGATGATCTTTCCGGCGCGACACCGATCGGCGCTGGCTGCCGAGTTTGCCCGCGGGAAAACTGTGCCCAGCGCGCGTTCCCACCGATCCACGAAGAGATTATTATCGACGCCCACCGATCCTCCGTCGCCCCTTACAACTAG
- a CDS encoding DUF2516 family protein: MDISQTLIYGFGIFQQVLFLGIALAGVVGAIFAGTTRDDAYAAADRQSKLMWVAILVGSALVVATGVPFLSWVGIVAIGVFWFDVLPHLRRIISGAGGW; this comes from the coding sequence ATGGACATTTCTCAAACGCTGATCTATGGCTTTGGCATTTTTCAACAGGTGCTGTTCCTAGGAATCGCCCTGGCCGGCGTCGTCGGCGCCATCTTCGCGGGGACGACGCGCGATGATGCTTACGCGGCGGCGGATCGCCAGTCCAAGTTGATGTGGGTGGCCATTCTCGTTGGCTCCGCGCTCGTCGTGGCTACGGGCGTGCCCTTCCTGTCGTGGGTGGGCATCGTCGCGATCGGCGTGTTCTGGTTCGACGTTCTCCCGCATCTGCGCCGAATCATCAGCGGCGCTGGCGGCTGGTAA
- a CDS encoding succinate dehydrogenase cytochrome b subunit gives MTVKNADRDAIVHGKITEKPLRERPSYPSWAIKLVMAITGLIFGLYVLVHMVGNLKIYMPDHGGVPAIDEYGHFLRTMGAPIFPQETILWVFRIVLLVSLVLHVHGAFALHGRSRTSRGKFARTNLMGGINSFSTRTMLVTGIVLLLFVIFHVLDLTMGVAPAAPDAFVHGDIYANLIASFSRWPVALFYILAMVVLFLHLSHGIYLAVSDLGITGKRTRQIMLVIAYLVPAIVMIGNISMPLSIALGWLG, from the coding sequence ATGACTGTTAAAAACGCAGACCGGGACGCAATCGTCCACGGCAAGATTACAGAGAAGCCGCTGCGCGAGCGGCCGTCCTACCCGAGCTGGGCAATCAAGCTCGTAATGGCCATCACTGGCCTGATCTTCGGACTTTATGTCCTTGTTCACATGGTCGGTAACTTGAAGATCTACATGCCCGATCATGGCGGCGTCCCCGCCATCGATGAGTACGGACATTTCCTCCGTACCATGGGCGCCCCGATCTTCCCGCAAGAGACGATCCTGTGGGTTTTCCGCATTGTGCTGCTGGTTTCTTTGGTTCTGCACGTGCATGGCGCCTTCGCGCTGCACGGCCGTTCTCGCACCTCTCGCGGTAAGTTCGCCCGCACCAACCTCATGGGTGGCATCAACTCGTTCTCCACCCGCACCATGCTGGTCACCGGCATCGTCTTGCTCCTCTTCGTGATCTTCCACGTTTTGGACCTGACCATGGGTGTCGCCCCGGCTGCGCCGGATGCCTTCGTGCACGGTGATATCTACGCGAACCTCATCGCGAGCTTCAGCCGCTGGCCCGTGGCCCTCTTCTACATCCTCGCGATGGTTGTCCTGTTCCTGCACCTGTCACACGGCATCTACCTTGCTGTGTCTGACCTGGGCATCACAGGCAAGCGCACACGTCAGATCATGCTCGTCATTGCTTACCTGGTTCCGGCGATTGTCATGATCGGCAACATCTCGATGCCGTTGTCCATTGCACTTGGCTGGCTCGGTTAA
- a CDS encoding 2-deoxyribose-5-phosphate aldolase, which produces MQQDDGAWLRGHAFLLLIDVAVDTAAVRRGVAAAQDNGLAGVVVSPAHLASLGEVDDLAVAAVVGFPTGRHHSLVKAAEARLAVAQGATEVWVSPDISASDANTLLAEFVALREAVPPPVQLSIVAETGLRDAAAGQAVAQAAALAGADRLVTGSGWWPGTGASISLPPEVRLTVTGLHTLDEVLGALESGADRVAVGDLAILLDP; this is translated from the coding sequence GTGCAGCAAGACGATGGGGCGTGGCTTCGCGGCCACGCTTTTCTTTTGCTTATCGACGTCGCGGTGGACACCGCCGCCGTCCGCCGCGGCGTCGCTGCGGCGCAGGACAACGGTCTCGCCGGGGTGGTGGTGTCGCCGGCTCATCTAGCGTCCCTGGGGGAAGTAGACGATCTCGCAGTGGCCGCGGTGGTGGGCTTTCCCACTGGGCGGCACCACAGCTTGGTCAAGGCCGCAGAGGCCCGCCTGGCGGTCGCTCAGGGCGCGACGGAGGTGTGGGTGAGCCCGGATATCAGCGCCAGCGATGCTAATACCCTGTTGGCTGAGTTCGTCGCCCTGCGCGAGGCCGTGCCGCCGCCGGTGCAGTTGAGCATCGTGGCGGAAACCGGACTGCGGGATGCGGCGGCCGGCCAGGCGGTGGCGCAGGCCGCTGCGCTGGCGGGGGCCGATCGGCTGGTGACGGGGAGTGGCTGGTGGCCGGGGACGGGGGCGTCGATAAGCCTGCCCCCGGAGGTGCGGCTGACCGTGACTGGACTGCACACCTTGGATGAGGTGCTTGGCGCGCTGGAAAGTGGTGCCGACCGGGTCGCGGTCGGCGATCTTGCGATCTTGCTAGATCCCTGA
- a CDS encoding LmeA family phospholipid-binding protein, with amino-acid sequence MPRSSGSSLVWKILLGVLVAIMVVLLVAEFGLRWFIGNQLREGFREDAQANGVEVTEEPTISFGATPLVFTALSGNVKSVEIDTPSTVEITNQGDLPEIKGQPAAQLFLTDLDISDPNNPIAGSLRTTSEVSDDYLLATVQISMAEQMASSDSNVGTQLMQQLIKVTDITSNPSDNTIDVEFTDGAAQLSLRPIPQDGALSFEAIGATLFGFELPAQVTTMITDALKQALSDSTVEGMQIENIEVLDGSVRLTLTGQNVKLSEISGGAVSGI; translated from the coding sequence ATGCCTCGTTCCTCTGGTTCTTCGCTCGTATGGAAAATTCTCCTCGGAGTCCTCGTCGCCATCATGGTTGTGCTGTTGGTGGCGGAGTTCGGTCTGCGCTGGTTCATCGGTAACCAGCTCCGCGAGGGCTTCCGGGAAGATGCCCAGGCCAATGGCGTGGAGGTCACAGAGGAACCCACCATTTCCTTTGGCGCGACCCCGCTGGTGTTCACGGCGCTGTCCGGCAACGTCAAATCCGTGGAGATTGATACACCCTCCACCGTCGAGATCACCAACCAAGGTGACCTCCCGGAGATCAAGGGCCAGCCAGCTGCCCAGCTGTTCTTGACGGACCTAGATATCTCCGACCCGAACAATCCCATTGCCGGCAGCCTGCGCACCACCTCCGAGGTGTCCGATGATTACCTGCTAGCCACAGTTCAGATCTCCATGGCTGAACAAATGGCCTCCAGCGACAGCAACGTGGGCACCCAGCTGATGCAGCAGCTGATCAAGGTCACCGACATCACCTCGAACCCCAGTGACAACACCATCGACGTCGAGTTCACCGATGGTGCGGCGCAGCTCAGCCTGCGACCGATCCCCCAGGACGGCGCGCTATCCTTCGAAGCCATCGGCGCGACGCTGTTCGGGTTCGAGCTGCCCGCGCAGGTGACCACGATGATCACCGACGCCCTCAAACAAGCCCTGTCTGATTCGACGGTCGAGGGTATGCAGATTGAGAACATCGAGGTCCTCGACGGCTCCGTCCGCCTGACGCTGACTGGCCAGAACGTCAAGCTCAGCGAGATTTCCGGCGGCGCGGTTTCAGGGATCTAG
- a CDS encoding DUF2505 domain-containing protein, with amino-acid sequence MASRSENTVTINQPAEKVHAALTNADYWAYIAENLSPEPGEVNEFTATEGGAVATLFEVLPLDILPEAVRAVISQALKVKRVVTVGPLTDGAAHITYTADVKGTPVDFKGDINLTGDDSTTTLAYANEVSVNIPFMGPAIEPKVGEALGELFNNEGELTNTWIAENA; translated from the coding sequence ATGGCATCCCGCAGTGAGAACACCGTAACCATCAATCAGCCGGCCGAAAAGGTCCACGCAGCGCTGACCAACGCCGATTACTGGGCGTACATCGCCGAAAACCTCTCCCCTGAGCCGGGCGAGGTCAACGAGTTCACCGCGACCGAGGGCGGCGCCGTGGCCACCCTGTTTGAGGTCCTGCCGCTGGACATCCTCCCCGAGGCCGTCCGCGCGGTGATCTCACAGGCTCTGAAGGTCAAGCGCGTCGTCACCGTCGGACCGCTCACCGATGGCGCCGCGCACATCACCTACACCGCTGACGTCAAGGGCACCCCGGTGGACTTCAAGGGCGACATCAACCTGACCGGTGATGATTCGACCACCACCCTCGCCTACGCCAACGAGGTCTCCGTGAACATTCCGTTCATGGGCCCGGCCATCGAGCCGAAGGTCGGCGAAGCCCTGGGCGAGCTGTTTAACAACGAAGGTGAGCTCACCAACACCTGGATCGCCGAGAACGCTTAA
- a CDS encoding DUF445 domain-containing protein — MGKHTTSPATQVLSGQVPGPSPEVEAERRRTLRNHKIFVTGLLVVAAIIFLACSWWQSRPEGAPVWVGYVRAGAEAGMIGGLADWFAVTALFRYPLGIPIPHTAIIKRKKDQLGDTLSEFVGENFLNAELITDKVRSANIPEKIGAWLSEEDNARKVSREAGKLTANALRAMDPKDAEALIQSQLIDRLTDPEWGPPAGRLLSDLVEDGRTEPVVQEVVSWAHKKVLGMEDSVVTLIDERMPTWAPKFAKDLVGAKVYKELVSFTAAVASDPDHEARHSIRRFLGELADDLQHDPAMIARVEGMKQDLLGSTPLRGAAATIWAQTSASLIEAAEDEHSLLRNKVQELCLTWGTNIRTDPALRASLDRRITGAAAFLADNYAGEVTAIISETIERWDAEEASDKIELMVGKDLQFIRLNGTIVGALAGLLIYTVNHLLFGA, encoded by the coding sequence ATGGGTAAACACACCACAAGCCCCGCCACGCAGGTCTTATCCGGTCAGGTCCCGGGCCCCAGCCCCGAGGTCGAGGCGGAACGCCGCCGGACGTTGCGTAATCACAAGATCTTTGTCACCGGACTTCTGGTCGTCGCCGCCATCATCTTCTTGGCGTGCAGTTGGTGGCAGAGTCGCCCGGAGGGCGCACCCGTGTGGGTGGGTTACGTGCGTGCGGGCGCGGAAGCCGGAATGATCGGCGGGTTAGCGGACTGGTTCGCGGTGACTGCTCTGTTCCGCTACCCGTTGGGTATCCCGATTCCGCACACCGCGATCATCAAACGCAAGAAGGATCAGCTGGGGGATACGCTCTCGGAGTTCGTGGGGGAGAATTTCCTCAACGCTGAGCTCATCACGGATAAAGTCCGCTCGGCGAACATCCCTGAGAAGATCGGCGCCTGGCTGTCGGAGGAGGACAATGCCCGCAAAGTGTCGCGGGAGGCGGGCAAGCTCACAGCCAATGCGTTGCGGGCGATGGACCCGAAGGATGCGGAGGCGTTGATTCAATCCCAGCTCATCGACAGGCTCACAGATCCGGAATGGGGCCCACCGGCGGGGCGTTTGCTGTCCGACCTCGTTGAAGATGGGCGGACGGAGCCGGTTGTCCAGGAAGTGGTGTCGTGGGCGCACAAGAAGGTGCTGGGTATGGAGGATTCGGTGGTCACGCTCATCGATGAGCGCATGCCTACCTGGGCGCCTAAGTTCGCCAAGGATCTGGTGGGAGCCAAGGTGTACAAGGAGCTGGTGAGCTTCACTGCCGCGGTAGCCTCTGACCCAGACCATGAGGCGCGCCATTCCATCCGTCGTTTCCTCGGGGAGCTGGCGGATGATCTGCAACACGATCCGGCAATGATCGCCCGCGTTGAGGGCATGAAACAGGACCTGCTGGGCTCGACGCCGCTGCGGGGCGCGGCGGCGACCATATGGGCGCAGACTAGCGCTTCCCTCATCGAGGCGGCGGAGGACGAGCATTCGCTGCTGCGTAACAAGGTTCAGGAGCTGTGCCTGACGTGGGGCACGAACATTCGGACTGATCCAGCGCTGCGGGCCAGCTTGGACCGCCGAATCACGGGGGCCGCTGCCTTCCTCGCTGACAACTATGCGGGCGAGGTCACGGCGATTATCTCGGAGACGATTGAGCGTTGGGATGCCGAGGAAGCTAGCGACAAAATTGAGCTCATGGTGGGCAAGGATCTGCAGTTTATTCGCCTCAACGGAACGATCGTCGGTGCACTGGCCGGACTTCTTATTTACACTGTGAATCACTTGCTCTTCGGAGCTTAA
- a CDS encoding CGLAU_01105 family protein, giving the protein MTTPDDKNNSLLDNLREPFQAWVTAGSRLGDVVSDFADRFKEDREKADVDDSVGRFKAASQEAREGLSAASSTEDYKKVTAAFAGRAEEILRDVAASTRRVAEDTKDSAAVADAKAAFGSAVSSVKESFDDAVAKARSRRDSDADEESILDDLRSRLDDLIGRAKAAAPESESAPAEEDAAAPPMIDGEVVDTDPDHKDV; this is encoded by the coding sequence ATGACTACCCCGGACGACAAGAACAATTCCCTGCTCGATAATTTGCGCGAGCCATTCCAAGCGTGGGTGACCGCCGGCTCGCGCCTCGGTGATGTGGTGAGTGACTTCGCGGATCGTTTTAAGGAAGACCGCGAGAAGGCCGATGTGGATGACTCAGTTGGCCGTTTCAAGGCGGCTTCCCAGGAAGCGCGTGAGGGGCTATCGGCCGCCTCGAGCACCGAGGATTACAAGAAGGTCACCGCGGCTTTCGCTGGCCGTGCGGAGGAAATTCTGCGTGACGTGGCGGCCTCTACTCGCCGTGTCGCCGAAGATACGAAGGATTCGGCGGCTGTCGCGGACGCCAAGGCGGCTTTCGGCTCGGCAGTGTCTTCGGTGAAGGAGTCCTTCGATGACGCTGTGGCCAAGGCTCGTTCCCGCCGGGATAGCGACGCCGATGAGGAGTCGATCCTCGACGACCTGCGATCACGTTTGGACGACCTCATTGGGCGGGCCAAGGCTGCCGCGCCGGAGTCAGAGAGCGCCCCGGCCGAGGAGGACGCTGCGGCACCGCCTATGATCGACGGCGAAGTCGTTGACACCGATCCGGATCACAAGGACGTTTAA